The Fusarium fujikuroi IMI 58289 draft genome, chromosome FFUJ_chr05 DNA segment TCAATTCACTCTATCCCGTTTCGCTGGTTGCACATCTGAAAGTGACTGATAATATCAAGCGTCAGAGATTTCAatgggaggaaagaaaactcgcgacctttatcctaaatgacaaaaagacttaagtaactttacataaatttaggatatcttttactaggtttattttggcaccctgTATgaaggtctggtgttttcttgctccccgaggccaGTGAGTTGCAATAAAGGATTTGTTTCATGTAAGCGGAGGAAGTTCCCAAGATCCTACAGTGACATGGCCACCCCCGCATACCCAACCACAGAAGGGTAGCGTTATCAAAAAAGTACGGAGTAGGCAGAGCCAATCTACAAATGTTGGAGAGGATATGGGGTGCCCATGGAGAAGGATGCAGTCATACAACCTGGGGGTTGTAGTCAAACAATAGCGGGAGGTGTTAAGCATTCAACGGTCCGATAAAAGAGACTAGACTAACGTTAGGAAGGTCGCAGTGATAAACGGACATTGGTTATATTCGTCCAACGGTGATCAGGTATCCCCCTCCCCCGCGGGGATTGTCATGAACCCACGGACGTTGGGGATGGAGAGACATATAGTGATCGACTCCATAATACCGCCGATTCGAAAAAAAGATGAAAGGATTGCACGAGTCGAGTTATCCCTGTTCGCAACTCGAGGTCTCCATATCGTGATGCCGGTATCCGTGAGAAACGGTGCAGATCTCGGTGCTTCTGTTAACAAGACTTGGCGCTAGGTGGCATTACCGGTCCGACAAGCTAGTGACCAGGGTTGTGTTATTGGGGTGGAGGATTGAGTTTTGGAAATGGACATGATCATCAACTGACAGGCTGGTCTCGCCCCAATATGCGGGGTTTTGGGTGCTAAgcgatgctgatgctgatggccCTATGGAGTCAAGGTCTGGGGGAATCGAGGCATGTGGGAGTCGAGTGGTTTGTTAGTCGGAACGGGACTGTTGAGTTAGTGTTGAGAGAATCAGCCGCTGATCAGTCGAGTCGTTGAAAGATACGGTACAGCCTTTGACACTAAGAATGGTTCTCAATACATTGTGATTCTTTAACTGAGCTTCTCGGGACCCGTATCATACTTGAGATCGTGTTCAGTACAACCGAGACCATCAATTGCATATTGCGAGGTTGCAAATCTATGATAGGACCAACAAACAACTCTCTGCATGCATATTGTTGAATATCAGTATAAAGTTAAGGTTAGGGCCTGAACAAGGGTTTcccatcctcttctccaaccacAGAAACAGCCACTGCAAGCTACAGCTCTGCCGCCTCACGCACACACACATCTTCAGCCTTGTAGCGCCAAGCGCCTCATTCTAAGCGAGGCGCGACGCCATTCCGCAATCACAATAATGCATGAGACATGTTTCCACATTCAATGCAGATTTTTATGATATGACAGCGTCGTTATGGTAACTCGTGAACGtgagctgagctgaactGAGCTAGAGTTTGGGGTTATTATTAGAGTACTGCGTAGGTAGTCAGTAGATGTGAAAAAAAAAGTGTTGGGCCTGAATGCCCTcatgaaaagaaaagaggctcTTCCACAATAGGGCCGAAGTGGTTGATGGTCTTTGCGCGCGCTACTCGTGAAGCCGCCGGCTCCGAAAGCGTCACCAGCGGAATTGGGCGTCAGCTGCTTCAACACCGTTCTCACAGGTTGCTGCAAGCACCATCAGCGAGGTAACACCTTTACTATTGAAAATTACTCTCTCTTTTAGCTGGATATCTCTAGTCTCTAGTCGTGGCAAAAGGGTATCGTCAACTAAGCTCGTTCACCAAAGTTAAATTTACTTACCAAAAATGGTAATAGACTCTTCGGCATCTGCGTCGCCGAGCCGGCCTGTCCCGGCTCTTGGCTCGGGGGAAAAGGGTATCCACTCTTTAACTTACAACCCCAGGCCATGGGACATTAGAGTGCATGTACTCCAAATAAACCTGGATGTGGAGATGAGTCCGTTAAGCACGAGGGCGCCGAGGAAAAAAGACCTGGGGAAGATGGAGTTTGTTTGGGGAAGCTTGTTTGCTCTGACGGGTTCTGCAGCGCAACACGACGAGATAGGTTTACATAGTTGTAATGCACTATATATTCTGCCATAGCTATATCATCATATAGAATAGATCAAAACGCCACCATCTACCCGTCGTTTTAGTACAAGCCGTTCTCCACGGCGAAGGCGTTATATCTCCCTCGCCAGTGACGACACTCGTTGAGGGGGAGGGAAGTATTACAGTAAACCACCACCACACCAAATCTTTGCTGAACCAATGAAGCGCATGACCTCCTCACCCCCAGCTTAGTCGTTTTTAAACTACACCATCGTAAGTTGATGGTGCGGCTGCTCCGCAATCCACTAGCTCGGACAGGCCGTGGGATATCTAGCTTAGCTTTTTAGCTTCTGGGGGTGGAGGGGAGAGGTCATGTTACGCAAGAGGGTTTCTGGTTATGCAGGCTTTAAGTATAACAACGCAGAAGTTTATGATGCTCGTTTGGGGTTTAAAAGAGACAATCTCCCGCCTTGACTTTTGGGCTTTATTCTTCATCTCACACACACATCGCACTTGTTTATACACTATTAGTTCTTATTGCGCACTCTTATTTGAGTGTCGATCTTCATTATGAACGCAATTCGAAGGGCATCCCTCAGCAAGCCCGAGGAGGCTGGCAAGGCATGGCCTGCTATCGCCATCGGCTTGTTTGTCGCCTTTGGTGGTGTTCTCTACGGGTAAGTCACACTGCTTCTCACCTGGAGATTCATCATGAGGCTAACATTCGCAGTTATGACACAGGTACCATCTCTGGTATTTTGGCCATGCCCTACTGGCAGCGACTCTTCAGCACCGGCTACACAGACGCCAAGGGCAACCCCAACATCACAACTGGCCAAGAGTCCAGCATCGTCTCCATCCTGTCAGCCGGCACATTCTTTGGCGCCCTCTCCTCCCCCTTCATGAGTGACTACATTGGTCGTCGTCCCGGTCTCATGATCGCCACTTGGGTCTTCAATCTCGGCGTCGCTCTCCAAACTGCTGCTACTTCTATCCCCATGTTCCTGGCTGGTCGATTCTTCGCCGGTTTTGGTGTCGGTCAAATTTCTGCTATTAGTAAGTTCAAGCTCACTACCACATGACGTCTTCAGAGTTTAGGTCTCACTAACacgcttttttttttagtcCCCCTGTACCAGTCTGAGACAGCACCAAAGTGGATTCGAGGTGCCATCGTCGGTGCATACCAATGGGCCATTACAATCGGTCTCCTCCTCGCTGCAATCGTAAACAACGCGACAGGCAAGCGCAATGACACAGGGTCATACCGTATCCCCATCGCCGTTCAGTTCGCCTACTCTCTCGTCCTCTTCGGTGGCATGCTCATCCTACCCGAAACACCTCGATTCCTCATCAAGAAAGACCGTCACGATGATGCTTCCAAAGCTCTCTCCAAGATCCGCCGTCTAAGTCCTGACCACCCTGCTATTCAGGCTGAGCTCAGCGAGATCAAGGCGAACCACGACCATGAGATGAGCCTCGGAACATCTTCGTACCTTGACTGCTTCAAGCCTCCTATTCTTAAGCGCCAGTTCACTGGCTGTGCTCTCCAGgctcttcagcagctcaCTGGTATCAACTTCATCGTAAGTTCCTGTTTCACTATCTCGTGGTTATGAGACATAACTAACATGCTCTAGTTCTACTATGGTACCAAGTACTTCGAGAACTCCGGTATTTCCAGCGGTTTCATCATTTCCATGATTACATCAGCCATCAACGTCGCTTCCACTATCCCTGGAATGTACGCCATTGACAAGTGGGgtcgtcgtcctcttctcctctggggTGCTGTCGGCATGTGTGTGTCTCAgttcatcgtcgccatgTCCGGTACCTTCTCCACCGGCCAAGACAGCAATGGagtcatcttcgtcaagaGTTTGGCTGGCCAGAAGGCTGCTGTCTCTTTCGTCTGTATctacatcttcttcttcgcctcaaCCTGGGGACCCCTTGCCTGGGTCGTCACTGGCGAGATCTTCCCTCTCCAGACCCGTGCCAAGTCCCTCAGTATGACCACTGCCACCAACTGGCTCTTCAACTGGGCCATCGCCTACTCCACTCCCTACCTCGTCGACTACGGTTCCGGCAAGGCCAACCTCCAgtccaagatcttcttcatctggttCGGCTGCTGTTTCCTGTGCATCGCCTTCGTCTACTTTTTCATCTACGAGACCAAGGGTCTGACCCTCGAGGAGGTTGACCAGCTCTACGACGAGGTCAGCGTTGCTCGAAAGTCCCTTGACTGGAAGCCCCATGACACCTGGCAGCACCGCAACAGCGTTGCCGGAGCTGGCGGCAAGATGTTCAACGAGGGCCACGAGCAGGGCGAGGTTTCTCACACCGAGAAGAATGATGTCTAAAGAATAGAATCTTGTAAAATATCGATTGAGGAACATGTTGGTTGGGTTACCGAATTTGGAAGTTCTGCTGTCGGTAGACTATGATTATGAGATGAGAAAAATAACTAGCTGATATCCATGAATTTATTACTTTCTTCATTTGATCTCTCTTGATTAGTGACATGAAATGAGATACAAAAATGTGTCGCCCAGAGTGATTTGCCCCGCTAACACTCACATTTGTTCTTAAGAAGAAAGGTTGAAGCACAAACTTTGAGACAAACCAAACACTGTATGTCTCTACCGATCATTACATATAGTTGTTTCGTAGGTCAAGCAGTCCATTAGGTATAGCACGAAGCCCCTCATGTGAGGCCATCTAGCCCTCACGTGCAACGATGAGCTGGGGACTTGTAAAGTGGCAAGGgcaggcaagaaaacatagTGCCTCTCATCTAAGCGACAAAGAGACTTGGGTAAACATGGTAAATGTCATGAGCACTTGAGTTTGGTTTATTGTGGTACTCTGAATCAATTTCAGAAGGACCGAAGCTTCTGAGCGGTGGATGGACATCAAGAAATGCTCACGTTAAAAAGCTTCTGGAGACTGAAACTTATGATAACAATTTCTATGGATACTTCGGGCTTTCGCGAAGCTCAAAAATCACGATGTTTGGGGCTACTGACTCAAAACCTATGACCAAAGGATATATTCCAAGATTATGCCCATGCCGAATTTTGCACTCGATATAACACTATCAATAAGCCATGTATCTAAATGCCATTTACTAAACCTAGCTGATTTCTACTCTGGGCCACGGGGTAATATCTACAATGAAATTAAATCGAGTCTGGTCCATCTGAACAGATTCATCGCCGACGAGGACTAACATGTCTCTCATCAAATATAGTAAGCGTCGAGTTAAAAGCAAACAAGGCCGGTTTGTGTGCAGCCCCCAGcttcttagccttctttccGAGTGCGGTAGGTTTATAGGTCCTCTCATCCCCATCGTTGTCTTCCGCATTGTCACTCCAATCAGCAGCATCAGATGGATCCTCCTGCGACTTTTATAATCCCCCTTCAGAGAATTTATTAAGTACTAGGGTATTCCAACAGCAGATGATATCCACTTTGTAGTGAGGATCGAGATGATTCCAAGAGAATAAGTCCAAGGGGATCTaagatgaagaaaatgaAGGTCCGAGAAGATGTGGGTCAAGGAAGATAAAAAATTAAGAAGACCTATCACTACTCATGCACCCTTATATTCAACTGCTTCATATGTTAGATAAATGAAGCAGATGGACTGTGCTACAAACTTACCCAAGGGGCTCTTGTCAATCCTGCGACGGAGACTCAGTCTCTGAAAGAGCATAAGATGCATCTGGTCGCAGATTTCATCCAACATGCCGCAAAATTCCTCCTGTTCTTTAACCTGCAATAATATCGCGTTTTCCCAAAGAATTTATTGTTTCTTCCTCTCTATATAGGCAAGTAATGTGAATTGCAGAATTCAGTGAATCATCGAATCTTTAAACGCACATTGCGCCCGTTAGTATATAGGGAACGTTGTTTATTAGGGCCTGGAGGGAAAGGAGGCGTGAGTACCaagtgttggtgatgacacCAGAGTCAGGTTCTGGGTGAGCATCATGGTAGTGGGCATCGTAGTCAGGGGTGATGGCTTAAGAGATCCGCAAGGGTCAACGTTGGGCATAAATTCCGGTTGCGGCCATGCATGAAAGATCAGTCTAGTCTTGTTGTTTTCTGTGCGAGCCCCTGATACCAAGCCGTTGAGGAACTTGTTGATCAATGTCAGGGACTGTACCTTATCCCAAGAATCCGGAGGCGCGTTTGTCATCATGAGTAGTTGTTCAGATATCTACCGtactcttaattatatagatcagAGGTCGcttcctttttatttaggACCGGTATTTCCATTGTCTGGGCAGGCTGGACGTGAATCAGCCTTTGGAGTCAAATCATGAGCACGTTcgaccagcttcttctcggaaGTTGTTCGCTCAGATACTTCGAAACGGATAAGCCACGACTTCATACTTCCAGCGTCATCGACTGCAAGTCCTTGGGCAAGAAATCTCTTCCAATAAGGGACAGGCGAGATCTCGGCGTCGAATGAATGTACGCAGAGGAAGTCTGCCTGGGCCATTATTTCGCTCAACACATTCCCAATATCGGAAATAGGAGCAAGGACTGACTTGAGAACTGAGGAGCTTTTGAGTTATAAGGAGGCGcttttgtttgcttttgaaTGTGGTGAAATGTGCGAATAAAATCTTTGGTGGTATGTGAGTGAAAGAAGTGGTGAAGGTTGCAAAAAGACGCGGCGTATTGCAGCGAACTCAGCTGCCCGGTTGTATATTCGTGTTCCGCAAGCAACAGTCTTTATCCTGCGACGTCTTATATACTACGTCTGTCTTCATATGCGAAGGTCGGTAGATTTGTGATGAATAGTGGATGATGAGAGACATGTGTCTCGTCTCGGGAATATCAGAGAAGATTGGAAGCCATCGATGTTCCATTCGCGGCCTGCGTTTTCGATGGCCAAGGCCAGGTTCTTCACCTTGGAGGGTCGGGATAAGATCGGCAGGTCTTCCTCTAACGTCATGTCGTAATATGTTGAAGGGGGGGCGTCAGATGGCCCAGCCTCGTCAGGTCCGTGGCCAGAACCATCGCTCTGGTCATCTTCGTCGGGAGCTAAATACGTTAGCATGCCATTTCAAGATCTCAATAAAGCAGGAATGGGGCATACTCACGAGCTTGGCTTTGCGGGAGCCAAATAGCGCGTGAGACACTGAGCAAATTCTCTACAGGGAGAGCATGTCGGTTGAGAGACCTGATGGTGGCTTCGGGGGACGGGGATAGAACAGTGAGTTCTTTGCTTTCCGATTCTTTGCTGTGGCGGCCACAGAGATCAGATTTTTTCAGACCAGAACCAATCGTGGGATAATTTGAAAATGATTCCAAACAAACACACGGCAAAATCCATGCGGCGTCGATTGGAAGCTGAGACCACCGATCACCTTGGCCACGGCCACGgccacgaccacgaccacAGAGAAACCGGACTTCATGTTGTCGACTGACAGTTGCACTACCGGAACCGGCGTCACTCGCATCCAACTCCCATCTCGACTGATCTTCTAATGACTTGCCAATAAGGTGTTTTCGTCAGCCTATTCCTGGCTCGCTGCCTCCCCAGCTGCTTTACAAGCTGCCACTCTCGCTTTGCGTGCCGCTTCTCGAGCCTCCTAATCCGCCAACCAGGATGTTTTGTTTATATAATGAACGTATAGGTAATCGCAAGACTGCGAGGCCGGATCTTATAGATTGTATgcggccttcttcaactctgCCCCGTAAAATCCAAAGACGACAAACTGCGGACCAGCTCCACGAGGGGGAGATAAATCACTCCTGAACCAGGCTTCTCATTCATG contains these protein-coding regions:
- a CDS encoding probable RCO3-glucose transporter — encoded protein: MNAIRRASLSKPEEAGKAWPAIAIGLFVAFGGVLYGYDTGTISGILAMPYWQRLFSTGYTDAKGNPNITTGQESSIVSILSAGTFFGALSSPFMSDYIGRRPGLMIATWVFNLGVALQTAATSIPMFLAGRFFAGFGVGQISAIIPLYQSETAPKWIRGAIVGAYQWAITIGLLLAAIVNNATGKRNDTGSYRIPIAVQFAYSLVLFGGMLILPETPRFLIKKDRHDDASKALSKIRRLSPDHPAIQAELSEIKANHDHEMSLGTSSYLDCFKPPILKRQFTGCALQALQQLTGINFIFYYGTKYFENSGISSGFIISMITSAINVASTIPGMYAIDKWGRRPLLLWGAVGMCVSQFIVAMSGTFSTGQDSNGVIFVKSLAGQKAAVSFVCIYIFFFASTWGPLAWVVTGEIFPLQTRAKSLSMTTATNWLFNWAIAYSTPYLVDYGSGKANLQSKIFFIWFGCCFLCIAFVYFFIYETKGLTLEEVDQLYDEVSVARKSLDWKPHDTWQHRNSVAGAGGKMFNEGHEQGEVSHTEKNDV